The following nucleotide sequence is from Ignavibacteriales bacterium.
CCAGCACTTCATTTTCCATTGCTTTCTTACGGGCTTCTTCAATTTTATTTTTATCTTCGGCAGTAATACCGCCCCATCGTGTGCGATTTTGATAGTCGCTTATTACAGCATTGTATTCCCGCGAAGCTTCTTTAGCAGAATCATCAATTCTGAATTGATCACGTGCTTTAATGAAATTATTATATGCTTCCGAATTGAGAATAGCTTTACCAAGCGCCTGAGCTGAAATATTCAACTTGTTAGCTGCAACCTGGTTTACTTCTTCCTGTTCAT
It contains:
- a CDS encoding YlbF family regulator, whose translation is MGNEQEEVNQVAANKLNISAQALGKAILNSEAYNNFIKARDQFRIDDSAKEASREYNAVISDYQNRTRWGGITAEDKNKIEEARKKAMENEVLGNYYTTQEKLIGFYQEINTYLSEKLKFNFASLAKPASGCCG